One segment of Trichlorobacter ammonificans DNA contains the following:
- a CDS encoding PilZ domain-containing protein — MAPAYYDLVVRGTEREDSLVIAQFLKGMVSETFSLLNYYKEIPVSYDARLLSLENEMAEFEVHEYQAKVMAIEKKALLRAHPKSPFREDILADVFYVNTARKRAILTGFHYAKIHSDLRRFVRVNLEGRTADVDLHVVDGTVLGGSVRDISLGGVAIECADVTGIEPGAELRLVLKLDVADHSRPLEIAVTCTVVRLIGETSPYICIAEFQSERQSQQSLAYYINQRQVEIIRELKELAA; from the coding sequence ATGGCACCTGCATATTACGATCTGGTGGTCCGGGGAACCGAGCGGGAAGACTCCCTGGTTATTGCCCAGTTTTTGAAGGGGATGGTGAGCGAAACCTTTTCCCTGCTCAACTACTACAAGGAGATCCCGGTATCCTACGACGCCCGTCTGCTTTCGCTGGAAAACGAGATGGCGGAGTTCGAAGTGCATGAATACCAGGCCAAGGTCATGGCCATCGAAAAGAAGGCGCTGCTGCGCGCGCACCCCAAAAGTCCGTTCAGGGAGGATATCCTGGCGGACGTTTTTTATGTCAACACCGCCCGCAAGCGGGCCATCCTGACCGGATTCCACTACGCCAAAATCCACTCCGACCTGCGTCGTTTCGTCAGGGTGAACCTGGAGGGACGCACGGCCGATGTCGACCTGCATGTTGTCGACGGCACCGTTCTCGGCGGTTCGGTCAGGGACATCTCCCTGGGCGGCGTCGCCATCGAGTGTGCCGATGTTACGGGCATTGAGCCGGGCGCAGAACTTCGACTGGTGCTCAAGCTCGATGTCGCCGATCACTCCCGGCCTCTGGAGATCGCCGTCACCTGCACCGTGGTACGGCTCATCGGTGAGACTTCCCCCTACATCTGCATTGCCGAATTTCAATCCGAACGTCAGTCCCAGCAATCACTCGCCTATTACATCAACCAGCGGCAGGTTGAGATCATCAGAGAGCTTAAAGAGTTGGCAGCCTGA
- a CDS encoding M23 family metallopeptidase, with protein sequence MPLLLLAIAVVITLLAPAGVAADIYRFVTIDGIETFTDAPQQKDAQVVVRSSRSRSPAARPLRTTSATNPRPQASPSLREIIEKTVQNQLQPVENAKTVETVLPVTGTITSGVGMRVDPIDGAWRHHNGIDIAVPEGTPVRAVADGNVVYAGFRSGYGWTVLLEHSGGMITLYGHNSRNTVDPGQAVKKGDTIALAGSTGRSTGPHVHFEAWQSGSNISAAFMPGSGIRVASAAAPAAPSVPRTRFRREILADGSLLISNVPASIP encoded by the coding sequence GTGCCCCTCCTCCTGCTTGCCATTGCCGTTGTCATCACCCTGCTGGCTCCTGCCGGCGTTGCGGCGGACATTTACCGCTTCGTCACCATCGACGGCATCGAGACCTTCACCGACGCTCCGCAGCAAAAGGATGCCCAGGTGGTGGTCAGAAGCAGCCGTTCCCGCTCACCTGCCGCGCGACCGCTCCGCACGACATCGGCAACGAACCCGCGACCGCAGGCGTCTCCCTCCCTGCGGGAAATCATCGAGAAAACCGTCCAGAACCAGCTGCAACCCGTTGAAAATGCAAAAACTGTGGAGACCGTGTTACCGGTGACCGGCACCATCACGTCGGGAGTCGGCATGCGGGTCGATCCCATCGACGGCGCCTGGCGGCACCACAACGGTATTGACATCGCAGTGCCGGAAGGCACGCCGGTCAGGGCGGTGGCCGACGGCAACGTCGTCTACGCCGGTTTCCGTTCCGGCTACGGCTGGACCGTGCTGCTGGAGCACAGCGGCGGCATGATCACCCTTTACGGCCACAACAGCAGAAACACGGTTGACCCGGGGCAGGCGGTCAAAAAGGGGGACACCATCGCCCTGGCCGGCAGCACCGGCCGTTCAACCGGCCCCCACGTCCACTTCGAAGCCTGGCAGTCGGGCAGCAACATCAGCGCCGCCTTCATGCCCGGCAGCGGTATCAGGGTGGCCTCCGCCGCCGCTCCCGCGGCGCCGTCCGTACCGCGCACCCGTTTCCGTCGTGAGATTCTGGCCGACGGTTCCCTGCTCATCTCCAACGTTCCGGCGTCCATACCCTGA
- a CDS encoding helix-turn-helix transcriptional regulator: MQSSKNNALPETGLVRLSQILGDKKKGIPPIIPVSKSTWWSGVKSGRYPQPIKLGERTTCWNVQDVRRLIDPAAS, from the coding sequence ATGCAATCATCAAAAAATAACGCACTCCCGGAAACCGGTCTGGTCAGGCTGTCGCAAATCCTGGGGGATAAGAAGAAGGGGATACCCCCGATTATTCCGGTGAGTAAGTCCACGTGGTGGTCGGGCGTCAAGTCCGGTCGCTATCCGCAGCCGATCAAGTTAGGGGAACGGACCACCTGCTGGAACGTTCAGGATGTTCGGCGGCTGATTGACCCGGCTGCATCTTAG
- a CDS encoding MFS transporter encodes MPDRRYLIPFLSLCLINFVAFFSSYLRLPVMPLYAASLGADPTRVGIINGAFMLTAGLLSIPAGMLADRLGRKPPIVIGSLAIACSSLLIPICSLPLQMAGAYVLFGAGLAAFAPAMMSLVADIVPSEKFGQAYGWYTTAGYFAMTIGPATGGLLAESVGLRTVFAISGGLTLAVTLTAAALLPRGRGRHRSELHTILGSSMVLLRNHHLQACLLATVGSCIGYGIFLTFLPLSAVSHGLVPGQVGIIFAAQAMTNVISRIPIGTVADKVDRRWIVAAGLIVLSLALGGLGGTDQLAAMLVCAVVLGIGMALIYTAVGALIAEQVPPVQRGLAMGMYHSCVFLGMMAGATTIGIALKRISFSTGYLAGGGMGLCTLLGFIALSRSQRGQPPLSSAPEP; translated from the coding sequence ATGCCCGATCGTCGCTACCTCATACCGTTTCTCAGCCTCTGCCTGATCAACTTTGTTGCGTTTTTCAGCTCCTACCTGCGCCTGCCGGTCATGCCGCTCTACGCTGCCTCCCTGGGGGCCGACCCGACCCGGGTCGGCATCATCAACGGCGCCTTCATGCTGACCGCGGGCCTGCTCTCGATCCCGGCCGGCATGCTGGCCGACCGGCTGGGCAGAAAGCCGCCGATCGTCATCGGCTCCCTTGCCATTGCCTGTTCCTCGCTGTTGATTCCGATCTGCAGCCTGCCGTTGCAGATGGCCGGGGCCTACGTCCTCTTCGGCGCCGGTCTGGCTGCCTTTGCACCGGCCATGATGTCGCTGGTGGCGGACATCGTACCGTCGGAAAAGTTCGGACAGGCCTACGGCTGGTACACCACGGCCGGCTACTTTGCCATGACCATCGGGCCGGCCACGGGTGGGCTGCTGGCTGAATCAGTGGGACTACGCACGGTATTTGCCATCTCCGGCGGCCTCACCCTGGCGGTCACCCTGACCGCGGCCGCGCTTCTTCCCCGGGGACGGGGCAGGCACCGTTCGGAACTGCACACCATCCTCGGCAGCAGCATGGTACTGCTGCGTAACCATCACCTGCAGGCCTGCCTGCTGGCCACCGTCGGCAGTTGCATCGGCTACGGCATCTTCCTGACCTTTCTGCCGCTGTCGGCGGTATCCCACGGCCTTGTTCCCGGCCAGGTCGGTATCATCTTCGCTGCCCAGGCCATGACCAACGTGATCAGCAGGATTCCGATCGGCACCGTTGCAGACAAGGTCGACCGGCGCTGGATCGTTGCCGCCGGCCTGATTGTCCTGTCCCTTGCCCTGGGAGGGTTGGGGGGTACGGATCAGCTTGCCGCCATGCTGGTCTGCGCCGTTGTCCTGGGAATCGGCATGGCTCTTATTTACACCGCCGTCGGCGCCCTGATCGCCGAACAGGTCCCCCCGGTTCAGCGCGGACTGGCCATGGGGATGTATCACAGTTGCGTTTTTCTGGGAATGATGGCAGGGGCCACCACCATCGGTATTGCCCTGAAACGGATCAGCTTCTCCACCGGCTACCTCGCAGGCGGCGGCATGGGGCTGTGCACACTGCTCGGCTTCATCGCACTGTCCCGCTCGCAGCGCGGCCAGCCTCCCTTATCTTCCGCACCGGAGCCGTAA
- a CDS encoding lipocalin family protein, whose product MRASSRIITVVALLALVWAAAAGTGSAASGAPPLPTVPKVDLPRYMGLWHEIARLDHSFQRGCGKSSATYTLLPDGEVEVLNRCVDLADGHLREAKGRAWSVDPVGNARFKVSFFWPFRGDYWVIDLGREYEYAVVGSPNRRYLWILARQPSLDEPVYRDIVEKLRRQGFPVEQLTRK is encoded by the coding sequence ATGCGCGCTTCATCACGGATCATCACCGTCGTTGCTCTGCTCGCGCTCGTTTGGGCCGCTGCCGCCGGAACGGGGTCTGCGGCATCAGGGGCGCCACCGCTCCCCACCGTTCCGAAGGTCGACCTGCCCCGCTACATGGGGCTCTGGCATGAGATAGCCCGCCTTGACCACTCGTTCCAGCGGGGATGCGGCAAAAGCAGCGCCACCTACACCCTGCTGCCCGACGGCGAGGTGGAAGTGCTCAACCGCTGCGTAGACCTTGCCGACGGCCACCTGCGCGAGGCCAAAGGACGGGCTTGGTCCGTCGATCCGGTGGGGAACGCCCGCTTTAAAGTAAGCTTTTTCTGGCCGTTCCGGGGAGATTACTGGGTCATCGACCTGGGCAGGGAGTACGAATACGCCGTGGTGGGCTCCCCCAATCGTCGCTACCTCTGGATACTGGCGCGGCAACCTTCGCTGGACGAACCGGTCTACCGCGACATCGTTGAGAAGCTCCGGCGTCAGGGCTTCCCGGTTGAACAGTTGACCAGAAAATGA
- a CDS encoding SagB/ThcOx family dehydrogenase — protein MSRGPTISTAAGRYFLSDRIRDEVNFRSTAQAEGGAPPPVQKPVAANSRIVTLPPPQECAIPPCDLRAAIARRESRRRFTGEPLSPAELSFLLWATQGVRCELHQAAVLRTVPSAGCRHPFETYLAVLNVAEHTPGIYRYLPLDHALVVEREPDNLAARVVAATRGQQFAGRAAATFFWTVLPERTEWRYAEASYKVIALDAGHVCQNLYLACEAIGAGTCAIAAYDQSLSDDLLGVDSTEEFTVYIAPVGKVGGCSG, from the coding sequence ATGAGCCGCGGCCCAACCATATCCACCGCAGCCGGCAGATACTTCCTGAGCGACCGGATCAGGGACGAGGTGAACTTCCGCTCCACCGCCCAGGCGGAAGGAGGGGCGCCGCCGCCGGTACAGAAGCCGGTGGCTGCAAACAGCAGGATCGTCACCCTGCCGCCCCCGCAGGAGTGCGCCATCCCTCCCTGCGACCTGCGGGCCGCCATCGCCCGCCGGGAAAGCCGGCGACGCTTCACCGGAGAGCCGCTCTCCCCTGCCGAGCTCTCCTTCCTGCTCTGGGCAACCCAGGGAGTCCGCTGCGAGCTGCACCAGGCGGCGGTACTGCGTACCGTCCCCTCCGCCGGCTGCCGTCATCCTTTTGAGACCTACCTGGCCGTGCTCAATGTCGCGGAGCATACGCCGGGGATCTATCGCTACCTGCCGCTGGACCACGCCCTGGTCGTTGAACGGGAACCGGACAATCTTGCGGCCCGCGTTGTTGCCGCCACCCGGGGGCAGCAATTCGCCGGCCGGGCAGCGGCCACCTTCTTCTGGACCGTGCTGCCGGAGCGGACCGAATGGCGCTACGCCGAGGCCTCCTACAAGGTCATCGCCCTGGATGCGGGCCACGTGTGCCAAAACCTCTATCTTGCCTGTGAAGCCATCGGTGCCGGCACCTGCGCCATTGCCGCCTACGATCAATCCCTGAGCGACGACCTGCTGGGCGTGGACAGTACGGAGGAATTCACAGTGTATATCGCCCCGGTGGGAAAGGTGGGCGGATGTTCAGGGTAG